A genomic segment from Brevundimonas sp. SORGH_AS_0993 encodes:
- a CDS encoding HAMP domain-containing sensor histidine kinase, with amino-acid sequence MTASSALPLAIERPSADPHPSVIRAGDDGAPSAAHPLVPVLMGIGVAVLVVMAVMNTRSSGAVAGLWGANGLAVGVWLRTARGRRQDALYALVLSLSILIAELVVGNKPALSLIFTAASMLEVVTAVVLARRFAPTLDMGTLGGMVRFLICAALVAPIPAAAFSSLALDQMGPHDLVEGFQTWWFGHALGIAVIGVLILSLTPSTVARLGTPRKLLEGVVLLSAVVGVFLVGFSGQPKLGFVMIPVLLAVAVRLGVAATGVSLLVLAVLVVGGAIAGDGPYTAGLTSGEQVLLAQMMVLVGFLPMLPMAAALEERDRLAETTQEGRRRAERASEAKSRLLANVAHEIKSPVAGIIGIGDLWARGGLGPVTPQQEEMADMLVRTARQVEALSHDLLDVARAEAGSVKVELRPTEVCGLLEDVRRASLLRAETTEVEMEVVCEGEGLIALADSQRLAQVLHNLTSNAIKYGAAGGRVVLRATRVHDDIRVEVIDFGPGLTPQKQAQLFEPFNRLGLERSTIEGHGVGLALAKRLIELQGGVIGVQSTPGQGAIFWIQIPAA; translated from the coding sequence ATGACCGCAAGCTCCGCGCTTCCCCTGGCGATCGAAAGGCCCTCGGCCGACCCGCACCCGTCCGTCATCCGGGCGGGGGACGACGGCGCGCCCAGCGCCGCCCATCCGTTGGTTCCGGTCCTCATGGGCATCGGAGTCGCCGTTCTGGTCGTCATGGCCGTCATGAACACGCGCAGTTCGGGGGCGGTCGCCGGCCTGTGGGGCGCGAACGGTCTGGCCGTCGGGGTCTGGCTGCGGACCGCGCGCGGCCGCCGTCAGGACGCTCTCTACGCCCTGGTCCTGAGCCTCAGCATCCTGATCGCCGAGCTGGTGGTCGGCAACAAGCCCGCCCTGTCCCTGATTTTCACCGCCGCCAGCATGCTGGAGGTCGTGACCGCCGTGGTCCTGGCCCGCCGGTTCGCCCCGACGCTGGACATGGGCACGCTCGGCGGCATGGTCCGGTTCCTGATCTGCGCGGCCCTGGTGGCCCCGATACCGGCCGCCGCCTTCAGTTCGCTGGCCCTCGACCAAATGGGGCCGCACGATCTGGTCGAGGGCTTCCAGACCTGGTGGTTCGGCCACGCGCTCGGCATCGCCGTGATCGGCGTGCTGATCCTGTCCCTGACCCCGTCGACCGTCGCGCGCCTGGGCACGCCGCGCAAGCTGCTGGAGGGCGTCGTCCTGCTGAGCGCCGTGGTCGGCGTCTTCCTGGTCGGCTTTTCGGGGCAGCCCAAGCTGGGCTTCGTCATGATCCCCGTGTTGCTGGCCGTCGCCGTGCGTTTGGGCGTCGCCGCCACCGGCGTCTCTCTTCTGGTTCTGGCCGTTCTGGTCGTCGGCGGGGCGATCGCAGGCGACGGCCCCTATACGGCCGGCCTGACATCCGGCGAGCAGGTGCTTCTGGCGCAGATGATGGTTCTGGTCGGCTTCTTGCCCATGCTTCCAATGGCCGCCGCTCTGGAAGAGCGTGATCGCCTGGCCGAAACCACCCAGGAGGGGCGTCGACGGGCCGAACGGGCGTCGGAGGCCAAGTCCCGCCTGCTGGCCAATGTAGCCCATGAGATCAAGAGCCCCGTGGCGGGCATCATCGGCATCGGCGACCTGTGGGCGCGCGGCGGTCTGGGCCCGGTCACGCCTCAGCAGGAAGAGATGGCCGACATGCTGGTCCGCACCGCCCGCCAGGTCGAGGCCCTGTCCCACGATCTGCTGGACGTCGCCCGCGCCGAGGCCGGCAGCGTCAAGGTCGAACTGCGTCCCACCGAGGTCTGCGGCCTGCTGGAGGACGTGCGCCGCGCCTCCCTGCTGCGCGCCGAGACCACCGAGGTCGAGATGGAGGTGGTCTGCGAGGGCGAGGGACTGATCGCCCTGGCCGATTCCCAACGCCTGGCCCAGGTGCTGCACAACCTGACCTCCAACGCCATCAAATACGGCGCCGCCGGCGGGCGCGTCGTGCTGCGCGCCACGCGCGTCCATGACGACATCCGGGTGGAGGTGATCGACTTCGGCCCCGGCCTGACGCCGCAGAAACAGGCCCAGCTGTTCGAACCCTTCAACCGCCTGGGGCTGGAGCGTTCGACCATAGAAGGGCACGGCGTCGGCCTGGCCCTGGCCAAGCGGCTGATCGAGCTTCAGGGCGGCGTCATCGGCGTTCAGTCCACGCCGGGGCAGGGCGCGATCTTCTGGATTCAGATTCCGGCCGCGTGA
- the queA gene encoding tRNA preQ1(34) S-adenosylmethionine ribosyltransferase-isomerase QueA, whose protein sequence is MKTADFDFDLPEDRIALRPADPRDSARLLVVRGETLEDRIVRDLPEFLRPGDALVFNDTRVIPARLSGVRQRISPEGERLTVEVEATLHHRDAPDVWSAFMKPGKRIKAGDKIRFGAAGDAACDLGRLDATVQAKGEDGLVTLKFDLSGPALDDVIRDVGVMPLPPYIAAKRPEDDRDRSDYQTVFAEHDGSVAAPTAGLHFTPALLDAIRARGVSTHAVTLHVGAGTFLPVKADDLADHRMHREWGEVSATTAAALNAVHANGGRIVCVGTTSLRLLESATTEDGEVRPFHGDTAIFITPGYRFRAVDVLMTNFHLPKSTLFMLVSAFAGQATMKAAYAHAVAEGYRFYSYGDGSLLFRA, encoded by the coding sequence ATGAAGACCGCCGATTTCGATTTCGACCTGCCCGAGGACCGCATCGCCCTGCGGCCGGCCGATCCGCGTGATTCCGCCCGGCTGCTGGTGGTTCGGGGCGAGACCTTGGAAGATCGGATCGTGCGCGACCTGCCGGAATTCCTGCGTCCCGGCGACGCCCTGGTGTTCAACGATACGCGGGTGATTCCGGCACGGCTGTCGGGCGTGCGCCAAAGGATCAGCCCTGAGGGCGAGAGGCTGACGGTGGAGGTGGAGGCGACGCTGCATCACCGCGACGCGCCCGACGTCTGGTCCGCGTTCATGAAGCCGGGCAAGCGGATCAAGGCGGGGGACAAGATAAGATTTGGCGCGGCGGGGGACGCCGCCTGCGACCTGGGGCGGCTGGATGCGACGGTCCAGGCCAAGGGCGAGGACGGTCTGGTCACGCTGAAGTTCGACCTGTCGGGTCCTGCGCTGGACGATGTCATCCGCGATGTCGGGGTCATGCCCCTGCCCCCCTATATCGCCGCCAAACGGCCCGAGGACGACCGCGACCGTTCCGACTATCAGACCGTCTTCGCCGAACACGACGGGTCGGTCGCGGCGCCGACGGCCGGGCTTCACTTCACCCCTGCCCTGCTGGACGCCATCCGCGCGCGCGGCGTGTCGACCCATGCGGTGACGCTGCACGTCGGGGCCGGCACCTTCCTGCCGGTCAAGGCCGACGACCTGGCCGACCACAGGATGCACAGAGAATGGGGCGAGGTATCAGCCACCACCGCCGCCGCCCTGAACGCCGTCCACGCGAACGGCGGGCGCATCGTCTGCGTCGGCACCACGTCGCTGAGGCTGCTGGAAAGCGCGACGACCGAGGATGGAGAGGTCCGCCCGTTCCATGGCGACACGGCCATCTTCATCACGCCCGGCTATCGGTTCCGGGCGGTCGATGTGCTGATGACCAACTTCCACCTGCCGAAATCGACCCTGTTCATGCTGGTTAGCGCCTTCGCCGGCCAGGCGACGATGAAGGCGGCCTATGCCCATGCGGTGGCCGAGGGGTATCGGTTCTATTCCTATGGCGACGGGTCGCTGCTGTTCCGGGCGTGA
- a CDS encoding RidA family protein — protein sequence MITRIQPGARMSEAVIHGDTIYLAGQVGEPGDDVVAQTKTALAEIDALLAEAGSDKSKILMAQIWLADMADFDAMNSVWDAWVDTANPPARATGESRLASPDYRVEVIVIAAKG from the coding sequence ATGATCACCCGCATCCAGCCCGGCGCCCGCATGAGCGAGGCCGTCATCCACGGCGACACCATCTATCTGGCGGGCCAGGTCGGCGAACCCGGCGACGATGTCGTGGCCCAGACCAAAACGGCCCTGGCCGAGATCGACGCCCTGTTGGCCGAGGCGGGCAGCGACAAGTCCAAGATCCTGATGGCCCAGATCTGGCTGGCCGACATGGCCGATTTCGATGCGATGAACAGCGTCTGGGACGCCTGGGTCGACACCGCCAATCCGCCGGCCCGCGCCACGGGCGAAAGCCGTCTGGCCTCGCCCGACTATCGGGTCGAGGTCATCGTCATCGCGGCGAAGGGCTGA
- the pdxH gene encoding pyridoxamine 5'-phosphate oxidase, with product MTAPVIPPSPSREEYARDYAAALAANGDETLFDRPEPIGLFTQWLAEAGAHEINDPNAMTLSTLDADGLPDARIVLLKDVDERGFTFYSNRESAKGLQLAVHPVAALTFHWKSLRRQVRVRGTVQPVTTEEADAYFASRARESRIGAWASDQSRPLSDRTVLEEAVGRETARFDGQDVPRPERWTGWRVVPTAVEFWRDRPFRLHDRLRFTRDGDAWTRERLWP from the coding sequence ATGACCGCACCCGTGATCCCGCCCAGCCCGTCGCGTGAGGAATACGCCCGCGATTACGCCGCCGCCCTGGCCGCCAATGGCGACGAGACCCTCTTCGACCGGCCCGAGCCGATCGGCCTGTTCACCCAGTGGCTGGCAGAGGCCGGGGCGCATGAGATCAACGATCCCAACGCCATGACCCTGTCCACCCTGGACGCCGACGGCCTGCCCGACGCGCGGATCGTGCTGCTGAAGGACGTGGATGAGCGCGGCTTCACCTTCTATTCCAACCGCGAAAGCGCCAAGGGCCTGCAATTGGCCGTCCATCCCGTCGCCGCCCTGACGTTCCACTGGAAGAGCCTGCGCCGTCAGGTCCGGGTGCGTGGAACGGTCCAGCCCGTCACGACCGAGGAGGCCGACGCCTATTTCGCCAGCCGCGCGCGCGAAAGCCGCATCGGCGCCTGGGCCTCGGACCAGTCTCGCCCCCTGTCGGATCGCACCGTGCTGGAAGAGGCGGTGGGCCGCGAAACCGCACGGTTCGACGGCCAGGACGTTCCACGTCCCGAACGCTGGACCGGCTGGCGCGTCGTGCCGACGGCGGTGGAGTTCTGGCGCGACCGGCCCTTCCGCCTGCACGACCGACTGCGCTTCACCCGCGACGGCGACGCCTGGACCCGCGAACGCCTCTGGCCCTAG
- a CDS encoding lysine--tRNA ligase: protein MLQNLETLAREAKSWPFEQARNLLAHVLKKRLDEGDRAEARTLIEAGRTAEALERFPALQRPVILETGYGPSGLPHMGTFGEVARTTMVRNAFRALTGDRWPTRLIAFSDDMDGLRKVPEGVPNPEMLREDLHLPLTRVRDPFGTHDSFGAHNNARLRAFLDGFGFDYEFMSSTETYRSGRFDATLLTLLERFDAVQAIMLPTLGEERRATYSPFLPISPITGHVLQVPTLARDVEKGTITFEDPAGAPGNRTEVPVTGGHVKLQWKPDWAMRWTALDIDYEMSGKDLIESVRESSKVCRALGGTPPEGFNYELFLDIEGKKISKSKGNGLTMDEWLRYGTPESLSWYMFQSPKSAKSLHFNVIPRAIDDYLAFIESYKTQEPAKRIDNAVWSIHAGDPPTHTSPVSFALLLNLVGVANASTKDQLWAYFAKYLPDATPQNEPLLDRLMDHALNYYEDFVKPSKSYRRPDDKEKAALLDLAERLKALPADTTDGELIQNEVYAVGKDHAFEPLRAWFAALYEVLLGASQGPRFGSFAAIYGLPQTIALIEAGARGDLAD from the coding sequence ATGCTGCAGAACCTCGAAACCCTCGCCCGCGAGGCCAAGTCCTGGCCGTTTGAGCAAGCCCGCAACCTGTTGGCCCATGTGCTCAAGAAACGCCTGGACGAGGGCGACCGCGCCGAGGCCCGCACCCTGATCGAGGCCGGCCGCACGGCCGAGGCCCTGGAGCGCTTCCCGGCCTTGCAGCGGCCGGTGATCCTGGAGACAGGCTATGGTCCCTCGGGCCTGCCGCATATGGGCACCTTCGGCGAGGTGGCGCGCACGACCATGGTGCGCAACGCCTTTCGCGCCCTGACCGGCGACCGCTGGCCCACGCGGCTGATCGCCTTCAGCGACGACATGGACGGCCTGCGCAAGGTGCCGGAAGGCGTGCCGAACCCGGAGATGCTGCGCGAGGACCTGCATCTGCCGTTGACCCGGGTGCGCGATCCCTTCGGCACGCACGACAGCTTCGGCGCCCATAACAACGCCCGCCTGCGCGCCTTTCTCGACGGGTTCGGCTTCGACTACGAGTTCATGTCCTCGACCGAGACCTACAGGTCCGGCCGGTTCGATGCGACCCTGCTGACCCTGCTGGAACGGTTCGACGCGGTCCAGGCCATCATGCTGCCGACCCTGGGCGAGGAGCGACGCGCGACCTATTCGCCCTTCCTGCCCATCAGCCCGATCACCGGCCATGTGCTGCAGGTGCCGACCCTGGCGCGCGACGTCGAGAAGGGCACGATCACCTTCGAGGACCCGGCCGGCGCGCCCGGCAACCGCACCGAGGTTCCCGTGACCGGCGGCCATGTGAAGCTGCAATGGAAGCCGGACTGGGCCATGCGGTGGACCGCCCTGGACATCGACTACGAGATGTCGGGCAAGGACCTGATCGAGAGCGTGCGCGAAAGCTCAAAGGTCTGCCGCGCCCTGGGCGGCACGCCGCCCGAAGGCTTCAACTACGAGCTCTTCCTCGATATCGAGGGCAAGAAGATATCCAAGTCCAAGGGCAACGGCCTGACGATGGACGAGTGGCTGCGCTACGGCACGCCCGAGAGCCTGTCCTGGTATATGTTCCAGTCGCCCAAGTCGGCCAAGAGCCTGCACTTCAACGTCATCCCGCGCGCCATCGACGACTATCTGGCCTTCATCGAAAGCTACAAGACCCAGGAGCCGGCCAAGCGGATCGACAACGCCGTCTGGTCGATCCATGCGGGCGATCCGCCGACCCACACCTCGCCGGTGTCCTTCGCCCTGCTGTTGAACCTGGTCGGCGTCGCCAACGCCTCCACCAAGGATCAACTGTGGGCCTATTTCGCCAAATATCTGCCCGACGCCACGCCGCAGAACGAGCCGCTGCTGGACCGGCTGATGGACCATGCGCTGAACTATTACGAGGACTTCGTGAAGCCCTCGAAGTCCTATCGCCGGCCCGACGACAAGGAGAAGGCGGCGCTGCTGGATTTGGCGGAAAGGCTGAAGGCCCTGCCTGCCGACACCACCGATGGCGAGCTGATCCAGAACGAGGTCTATGCGGTGGGCAAGGATCACGCCTTCGAACCGCTGCGCGCCTGGTTCGCCGCCCTCTATGAGGTGCTGCTGGGCGCCAGCCAGGGGCCGCGCTTCGGCTCCTTCGCCGCCATCTACGGCCTGCCGCAGACGATCGCCCTGATCGAGGCGGGCGCGAGGGGCGACTTGGCCGATTGA
- the thiE gene encoding thiamine phosphate synthase, whose product MAKAPPKTPTVPDRPPCRLYLITPPAIPDLEAFAATLDQALAAGDVAALQIRLKPAHEAAIRQAVAVLAPIARRHDVAVILNDRPDLARATGCDGVHIGQEDGSLAEARRTMGPDAMIGVTCHADRDLAWDAAEGGADYVAFGAFHPTDTKDTVHRPSPDLLTVWQETVEVPCVAIGGITVDNCADLARAGADFVAVSAGVWRHPEGPAAAVKTFNQRLKI is encoded by the coding sequence ATGGCCAAAGCTCCGCCCAAGACACCGACCGTTCCCGACCGTCCGCCCTGCCGGCTGTATCTGATCACCCCGCCGGCCATCCCTGACCTGGAGGCTTTCGCCGCGACCCTGGATCAGGCCCTTGCCGCCGGAGATGTGGCCGCCCTGCAAATCCGTCTGAAGCCGGCGCACGAGGCCGCAATCCGCCAGGCGGTCGCGGTCCTGGCGCCGATCGCCCGGCGTCACGACGTGGCGGTGATTCTGAACGACCGGCCCGACCTAGCGCGGGCGACCGGCTGCGACGGCGTCCATATCGGCCAGGAGGACGGCTCCCTGGCCGAGGCGCGGCGGACGATGGGGCCGGACGCCATGATCGGCGTCACCTGCCATGCGGACCGCGACCTGGCCTGGGATGCGGCCGAGGGCGGGGCCGACTATGTCGCCTTCGGCGCCTTCCATCCGACCGACACCAAGGACACGGTCCATCGTCCGTCGCCCGACCTGCTGACCGTCTGGCAGGAGACGGTAGAGGTCCCCTGCGTCGCCATCGGGGGGATCACCGTCGACAACTGCGCAGACCTGGCTCGCGCGGGGGCCGATTTCGTGGCGGTCAGCGCCGGGGTCTGGCGCCATCCCGAAGGTCCGGCCGCCGCAGTCAAGACCTTCAATCAACGATTGAAAATCTGA
- a CDS encoding DnaJ C-terminal domain-containing protein: MNARASSIDVSGVRDALATLGLSEGADAAALKAAFRTAVKAARPDQVQGDAERFRRVIAAYRLIQAHQPARPALAAPQDRPPPAPVLVVTPLQAVTGAPVELRLGSGLGGRTVRIAAPAGLRTGDHLRLRGGARDGGDLYLPVLIRAQDGLSVLGDDLFMTWPVERRTMADGGRVEIETHAGPRSAWITPDRAAPVRVRLKGLGLPARGSRPAGHLFVSLTPTQDTPSAAGDLLLRFTRAWTPERLAA; encoded by the coding sequence ATGAACGCGCGCGCCTCTTCCATCGACGTCTCCGGCGTCCGCGACGCCCTGGCCACGCTGGGGCTGAGCGAAGGCGCGGATGCGGCTGCGCTGAAGGCCGCCTTCCGCACGGCGGTCAAGGCGGCGCGGCCCGACCAGGTTCAGGGCGACGCCGAGCGGTTCCGCCGCGTGATCGCCGCCTATCGCCTGATCCAGGCGCATCAGCCGGCGCGCCCCGCCCTGGCGGCGCCCCAGGATCGTCCCCCGCCCGCGCCCGTGCTGGTCGTCACCCCCCTGCAGGCGGTGACGGGCGCGCCGGTCGAGCTGCGTCTGGGCTCAGGTCTGGGCGGCCGGACGGTGCGGATCGCGGCGCCGGCGGGCCTGAGGACCGGCGATCATCTGAGGCTGAGAGGCGGGGCCAGGGACGGCGGCGACCTGTATCTGCCGGTTCTGATCCGGGCCCAGGACGGGCTGTCCGTCCTGGGCGACGACCTGTTCATGACCTGGCCGGTCGAACGGCGGACGATGGCCGACGGCGGCCGGGTCGAGATCGAAACCCACGCCGGGCCGCGTTCGGCCTGGATCACGCCCGACAGGGCCGCGCCGGTGCGGGTGCGGCTGAAGGGGCTGGGCCTGCCCGCGCGCGGATCACGTCCGGCCGGGCATCTGTTCGTCAGTCTGACGCCTACCCAGGACACGCCGTCGGCGGCGGGAGACCTGTTGCTGCGCTTCACCCGCGCGTGGACGCCCGAGCGGCTGGCGGCCTGA
- a CDS encoding D-amino acid dehydrogenase, giving the protein MLASGAYQSPLVAQTDRIVETSAAILNLQTAKLQVDMRVLVLGSGVIGVTTAWYLSQAGHEVVVVDREQGPALETSFANAGQVSPGYSAPWAAPSIPVKAMKWLLMRHAPLIIRPQLDMAMVRWTVAMLRNCTHARYALNKSRMVRLAEYSRDQLDLLRRETGIAYDGRQQGTLQLFRTEKQLADVHKDVDVLKAAGVPCEVLDPAGCIAAEPGLAASGVGFVGGLRLPHDETGDCFLFTNALAKLAAQRGVVFHHETEIRSITTQDGRATGAVTSKGVLTADAVILALGSYSPMMAKPLGLDLPVYPVKGYSITARIVDADRAPVSTVMDESYKVAITRLGDRIRVGGMAELSGYNNSLPALRRETLEQSVGSLFPGGGDLKGASYWSGLRPMTPDGTPVIGAASVPGLYLNTGHGTLGWTMSCGSARVLADLMGGKTPEIEARDLSLNRYGAWAGAFAPGYD; this is encoded by the coding sequence ATTCTTGCGTCGGGAGCCTATCAGTCGCCGCTTGTTGCGCAAACAGACAGGATCGTCGAGACAAGCGCGGCTATCCTGAACCTTCAAACGGCGAAATTGCAGGTCGATATGCGGGTTCTGGTTCTGGGTTCTGGCGTCATCGGCGTCACCACCGCCTGGTATCTGAGCCAGGCCGGCCACGAGGTCGTGGTGGTGGACCGCGAACAGGGTCCGGCGCTGGAGACCAGTTTCGCCAATGCGGGCCAGGTCTCGCCCGGCTATTCCGCCCCGTGGGCCGCGCCCTCGATCCCGGTCAAGGCGATGAAATGGCTCTTGATGCGCCATGCGCCCCTGATCATCCGGCCCCAACTGGACATGGCCATGGTGCGCTGGACCGTCGCCATGCTGAGGAACTGCACCCACGCCCGGTATGCGCTGAACAAGAGCCGCATGGTGCGACTGGCCGAATACAGCCGCGATCAACTGGACCTGCTGCGTCGGGAGACGGGCATCGCCTATGACGGCCGCCAGCAGGGCACGCTGCAACTGTTCCGCACAGAGAAACAACTGGCCGACGTACACAAGGACGTGGACGTGCTGAAGGCCGCCGGGGTGCCGTGCGAGGTGCTGGACCCCGCCGGCTGCATCGCCGCCGAGCCGGGCCTGGCCGCGTCCGGCGTCGGCTTCGTGGGCGGACTGCGCCTTCCGCACGACGAGACGGGGGATTGCTTCCTGTTCACCAACGCCTTGGCCAAGCTGGCGGCGCAGCGCGGCGTCGTCTTCCACCACGAAACGGAAATCCGGTCGATCACGACCCAGGACGGTCGCGCGACCGGCGCCGTGACCAGCAAGGGCGTCCTGACCGCCGACGCCGTGATTCTGGCGCTGGGATCCTATTCGCCGATGATGGCCAAGCCCCTGGGGCTCGATCTGCCGGTCTATCCGGTAAAGGGCTATTCGATCACGGCCCGGATCGTGGACGCCGACCGGGCGCCCGTCTCCACCGTCATGGACGAAAGCTACAAGGTGGCGATCACCCGCCTGGGAGACCGCATCCGCGTCGGCGGCATGGCCGAGTTGTCGGGCTATAACAACAGCCTGCCCGCCCTGCGCCGCGAGACGCTGGAACAGTCGGTCGGCAGCCTGTTCCCCGGCGGCGGCGACCTGAAGGGCGCCAGCTACTGGTCCGGGCTGCGGCCGATGACGCCGGACGGCACGCCGGTCATCGGGGCCGCCAGTGTCCCCGGTCTGTATCTGAACACCGGCCACGGCACCCTGGGCTGGACCATGTCCTGCGGCTCGGCCCGGGTGCTGGCCGACCTGATGGGCGGCAAGACGCCCGAGATCGAGGCCCGGGACCTGTCGCTGAACCGCTATGGCGCCTGGGCCGGGGCGTTTGCGCCGGGTTACGACTGA
- a CDS encoding VOC family protein — protein sequence MREDGKLDYLELPATVLPQTKAFYGQAFGWTFIDYGPTYAAFDQGLDGGFDADPADRTPAPLPVLYAQDLEAMQVKVEAAGGRIVKPIYAFPGGRRFHFTDPAGTELAVWSED from the coding sequence GTGCGTGAAGACGGAAAGCTGGACTATCTCGAACTGCCTGCGACGGTCCTGCCGCAGACCAAAGCCTTCTATGGCCAGGCCTTCGGCTGGACCTTCATCGACTATGGCCCGACCTACGCCGCCTTCGACCAGGGGCTGGACGGCGGGTTCGACGCCGATCCCGCCGACCGGACGCCGGCCCCCCTGCCCGTCCTCTACGCCCAGGACCTGGAGGCCATGCAGGTCAAGGTCGAGGCGGCGGGCGGGCGCATCGTGAAGCCCATCTACGCCTTCCCCGGCGGGCGACGGTTCCATTTCACCGATCCGGCCGGGACCGAATTGGCCGTCTGGTCCGAGGACTGA
- a CDS encoding Lrp/AsnC family transcriptional regulator, giving the protein MLLDPVDHRLLQRLRADGRISNADLAAAVGLSPSACLRRVRRLEERGVIRGYAAILANDADDGVVAYVEITLEKQTDDHMRRFEAAVRNHPEIRDCYLMAGAADYIVRAVAPDIAAYEVIHKDVLSRLPGVARIHSSLAIRNVLAARG; this is encoded by the coding sequence ATGCTGCTCGATCCCGTGGACCACCGCCTGCTGCAACGGCTGCGCGCCGATGGGCGGATCAGCAATGCGGACCTGGCGGCGGCGGTGGGCCTGTCGCCCTCGGCCTGCCTGCGCCGCGTCCGTCGGCTGGAGGAGCGGGGCGTGATCCGCGGCTACGCCGCTATCCTGGCCAACGACGCCGACGACGGCGTGGTCGCCTATGTCGAGATCACGCTGGAGAAACAGACCGACGACCATATGCGTCGGTTCGAGGCGGCGGTCAGGAACCACCCGGAGATTCGCGACTGCTATCTGATGGCGGGCGCGGCGGACTATATCGTCCGGGCCGTGGCGCCCGACATCGCCGCCTATGAGGTGATCCACAAGGATGTGTTGTCGCGCCTGCCGGGCGTGGCGCGCATCCATTCCAGCCTGGCGATCCGCAACGTCCTGGCGGCGCGGGGCTGA
- the aroC gene encoding chorismate synthase, producing MSHNTFGHLFRVTTWGESHGPAIGCVVDGCPPMIPLTEADLQPWLDQRKPGGSRFVTQRRESDTARILSGVFDDGAGPVTTGTPLSILIENEDQRSKDYGEIVRAYRPGHADFAYQTKYGVRDHRGGGRSSARETASRVAAGAVARKVLGDGVKIRAGVVQIGPHRIEPEAVDFDAVHDNPLFAASAAVVPAWEAYLDEVRKAGSSIGAVVALEATGIPAGWGAPIYGKLDSELAAALMSINAAKGVEIGAGFAAAELTGEENADQMRLDAEGRPVFLSNQAGGVLGGISTGQPVTARVAFKPTSSILTPRQTVTRDGAETDLRTKGRHDPCVALRAVPVVEAMAACVLADAFLRHRAQVG from the coding sequence ATGTCGCACAACACCTTCGGCCATCTGTTTCGCGTGACCACCTGGGGCGAAAGCCACGGCCCAGCCATCGGCTGCGTCGTGGACGGCTGCCCGCCGATGATCCCGCTGACCGAGGCCGATCTGCAGCCTTGGCTGGACCAGCGCAAGCCCGGCGGCAGCCGCTTCGTCACCCAACGCCGGGAAAGCGACACGGCGCGCATCCTGTCGGGCGTGTTCGACGACGGCGCAGGGCCGGTGACGACGGGGACGCCCCTCTCCATCCTGATCGAGAACGAGGACCAGCGGTCCAAGGACTATGGAGAGATCGTCCGCGCCTATCGGCCCGGCCATGCCGACTTCGCCTATCAGACCAAATACGGGGTGCGCGACCACCGGGGCGGCGGCCGGTCCTCGGCGCGCGAGACGGCCAGCCGCGTGGCGGCCGGGGCGGTGGCCCGCAAGGTGCTGGGCGACGGCGTGAAGATCAGGGCCGGCGTGGTGCAGATCGGACCGCACCGGATCGAGCCCGAGGCCGTGGATTTCGACGCCGTGCACGACAACCCGCTGTTCGCCGCCTCGGCCGCCGTGGTTCCGGCGTGGGAAGCCTATCTGGACGAGGTGCGGAAGGCCGGCTCCTCCATCGGGGCGGTGGTGGCGCTGGAGGCGACGGGGATTCCCGCCGGCTGGGGCGCGCCGATCTACGGCAAGCTGGATTCCGAACTAGCCGCCGCTCTGATGTCGATCAACGCGGCCAAGGGGGTGGAGATCGGCGCAGGCTTCGCCGCAGCCGAACTGACGGGCGAGGAGAACGCCGACCAGATGCGGCTGGACGCCGAGGGACGGCCGGTCTTCCTGTCGAACCAGGCGGGCGGGGTCCTGGGCGGGATTTCGACGGGCCAGCCGGTGACAGCGCGTGTGGCGTTCAAGCCCACCTCCTCCATCCTGACGCCGCGCCAGACCGTCACGCGCGACGGCGCCGAGACCGATCTGAGGACCAAGGGGCGCCACGACCCGTGCGTCGCCCTGCGCGCCGTGCCGGTGGTGGAGGCGATGGCCGCCTGCGTCCTGGCCGACGCCTTCCTGAGGCACCGGGCCCAGGTCGGCTGA